Proteins encoded by one window of Lutibacter sp. A64:
- the ubiE gene encoding bifunctional demethylmenaquinone methyltransferase/2-methoxy-6-polyprenyl-1,4-benzoquinol methylase UbiE, translated as MANKINPYKDSDLGKKEQVAQMFDTISNEYDGLNRVISFGIDIKWRKKVVKIIGATNPDKILDIATGTGDLAINLAETSASKIIGLDISEGMLNVGRKKIEKLELNNQIEMVFGDSENIPFETDYFDAITVAFGVRNFENLEKGLSEIYRVLKPNGTFVVLETSIPTKTPYKQGYKIYAKYILPLIGKLFSKDKTAYKYLSDSAAAFPYGKAFNNILDKIGFIDIENKPQTFGVASIYIAKK; from the coding sequence ATGGCAAATAAAATTAATCCTTACAAAGATTCCGACTTAGGTAAAAAGGAACAAGTTGCTCAAATGTTTGACACCATTTCTAATGAATATGATGGTTTAAACCGAGTTATTTCTTTTGGAATCGATATTAAATGGCGTAAAAAAGTTGTTAAAATAATTGGAGCTACTAATCCGGATAAAATATTAGATATAGCAACTGGAACTGGTGATTTAGCAATTAATTTAGCCGAAACAAGTGCTTCTAAAATAATTGGTTTAGATATTTCTGAAGGCATGTTAAATGTTGGGCGTAAAAAAATTGAGAAATTAGAGCTAAACAATCAAATTGAAATGGTTTTTGGAGATTCTGAGAATATTCCTTTTGAAACCGATTATTTTGATGCAATTACCGTTGCTTTTGGAGTTCGTAATTTTGAGAATTTAGAAAAAGGTCTATCTGAAATTTACCGTGTTTTAAAACCAAACGGGACTTTTGTTGTTTTAGAAACCTCTATTCCAACCAAAACACCTTACAAACAAGGCTATAAAATATACGCAAAATACATATTACCTCTTATAGGAAAACTATTTTCAAAAGATAAAACAGCATACAAATACTTATCTGATTCTGCAGCTGCTTTTCCTTACGGAAAAGCTTTCAACAATATTTTAGATAAAATTGGGTTTATAGATATTGAAAACAAACCACAAACATTTGGAGTGGCTTCAATTTATATAGCAAAGAAATAG
- the rpsT gene encoding 30S ribosomal protein S20, whose product MANHKSALKRIRSNRAKQLRNKYQHKTTRNAVRNLRALTEKKEAEELFPKVIAMVDKLAKKNIIHKNKASNLKSKLSKQVASL is encoded by the coding sequence ATGGCAAATCACAAGTCAGCTTTAAAGAGAATTAGAAGCAATCGCGCTAAGCAATTAAGAAATAAATATCAGCATAAAACAACACGTAATGCTGTAAGAAACTTACGTGCTCTAACTGAGAAAAAGGAAGCTGAAGAGTTATTTCCTAAAGTTATTGCAATGGTAGATAAATTAGCTAAGAAAAACATTATTCATAAGAATAAAGCTAGTAATTTAAAATCTAAATTATCTAAGCAAGTAGCTTCTTTATAA
- a CDS encoding TrmH family RNA methyltransferase, with protein sequence MSLSKNQLKLITSLRKKKYRVTSNLFIAEGIKVVNEFLESDFELERLFCVDASHFKNCENVTLISEADLKKASSLSTPNNVIAIFKIPVTNFIENEGLVLALDEVNDPGNLGTIIRLCDWFGIDQLICSKDTVDCYNAKVVQASMGSLTRVAVFYTDLKVYLKSTKKAKYATLMDGENVYKTTLPKEAVLVMGNEANGISTPILNLLDNAISIPRFGNLQQTESLNVATATAILLSEFKRTN encoded by the coding sequence ATGAGTTTAAGTAAAAATCAACTAAAGTTAATAACGAGCTTACGTAAAAAAAAGTACCGAGTAACAAGTAATTTATTTATTGCTGAAGGTATTAAGGTGGTAAATGAATTTTTAGAATCAGATTTTGAGTTAGAACGTTTGTTTTGTGTTGATGCATCTCATTTTAAAAATTGCGAAAATGTAACTTTAATTTCTGAAGCTGATTTAAAAAAAGCAAGTAGCTTATCAACACCAAATAATGTAATTGCAATATTTAAAATACCAGTTACTAATTTTATAGAAAATGAAGGTTTAGTGTTAGCTTTAGATGAAGTTAATGATCCAGGAAATTTAGGTACAATTATTAGATTGTGTGATTGGTTTGGTATAGATCAACTTATTTGTTCTAAAGATACTGTTGATTGTTACAATGCAAAAGTGGTACAAGCTTCTATGGGTTCTTTAACAAGGGTTGCTGTTTTTTATACAGATTTAAAAGTTTATTTAAAAAGTACTAAAAAAGCTAAATATGCTACTTTAATGGATGGCGAAAACGTGTATAAAACTACTTTACCTAAAGAAGCTGTTTTAGTTATGGGAAATGAAGCAAATGGAATTAGTACACCTATTTTAAATTTATTAGATAATGCTATTTCAATACCTAGATTTGGAAATTTACAACAAACAGAAAGTTTAAATGTTGCCACTGCAACAGCTATTTTATTAAGCGAATTTAAAAGAACTAATTAA
- the porT gene encoding type IX secretion/gliding motility protein PorT/SprT codes for MKKTALIFIFIFGITSLYAQKKDKVIYKQNWDKQTIFWGFYLGLNQKDFKISYLNEDTFITSKPSTGFNVGLIGDLRLHKNINLRLEPGLSSNTKTLHFRNQTLITPQDSIRDVNATYLRIPLLVKLSTDRLYNIRPYLIGGVSYDYNFSSNEDNPADNFDTEFRMKKHNFTYEIGFGVDFYLPYFIFSPSIRGVFAINDELVRDNESNGYSPWTGNVDYFGTRGVFLKLAFH; via the coding sequence ATGAAAAAAACGGCTCTGATATTTATTTTTATTTTTGGTATTACTTCTTTATATGCTCAAAAAAAAGATAAAGTTATCTACAAACAAAACTGGGATAAACAAACCATTTTTTGGGGATTCTATTTAGGTCTGAATCAAAAAGATTTTAAAATTTCATACTTAAACGAAGATACTTTTATTACTTCAAAACCTTCCACAGGATTTAATGTTGGATTAATTGGAGATTTAAGGCTGCATAAAAACATTAACCTTAGATTAGAACCTGGACTTTCTAGCAATACTAAAACCTTGCATTTTAGAAATCAAACTTTAATTACCCCTCAAGATAGTATTAGAGATGTAAATGCTACGTACTTAAGAATTCCATTACTTGTAAAACTGAGTACAGACAGACTGTACAATATTCGACCTTATTTAATTGGAGGAGTTTCGTACGATTATAATTTTTCTAGTAATGAAGACAATCCAGCTGATAATTTTGATACTGAATTTAGAATGAAAAAACATAATTTTACTTATGAAATTGGTTTTGGTGTAGATTTTTACCTTCCTTATTTTATTTTTTCACCATCAATTAGAGGTGTTTTCGCCATAAATGATGAACTTGTTAGAGATAATGAATCTAATGGCTATAGCCCATGGACTGGAAATGTAGATTATTTTGGAACAAGAGGTGTGTTTTTAAAATTGGCATTTCATTAA
- a CDS encoding OmpP1/FadL family transporter, which translates to MKKLFLAAMLFSITYMSNAQTLGYNDIGVLFSKETINGTARYNAMSGAFGALGGDLSAIETNPAGAAVFLNSEFAISLNFNNTDTNVNYYGNNEFSENDITNLSQVGGVFVFKSYSKNSDWGKVAIGFNYSIANDFETQWFANGNNNYPTWINDDNDETIQYLGSDGQYFENFSKGKNDKYTFTFASELDNKLYLGASFSTYDINNSQRVLLEEYNTDGNENYLDASLIQELHTYGEGFSFNFGVIAKATDDLRLGLAYQSPVWYNLSEDYLDSDLEIYYSNTDQLITDYSGYNAFDYRLKTPSKLTGSFAYIFDKKGLISIDYIYKNYSNIKLNMNGYNEFTEENKVFDTDLEAVGELRMGTEWRFDRFSVRGGYHFEKSPYKNALDSDAVEGFSLGAGFAFRGGKIDASYQKDNNTAPYNFYPQYENINAAELDIDTSKFTITLVLNI; encoded by the coding sequence ATGAAAAAATTATTTTTAGCAGCAATGCTTTTCAGTATCACCTATATGTCAAATGCTCAAACTTTAGGGTATAATGATATTGGTGTATTGTTTTCAAAAGAAACCATTAATGGAACAGCTAGATATAATGCAATGAGTGGGGCTTTTGGAGCATTGGGAGGAGATTTATCTGCCATTGAAACAAATCCTGCAGGTGCTGCAGTTTTTTTAAATAGTGAATTTGCCATCTCATTAAATTTTAACAATACAGATACAAATGTAAATTATTACGGAAATAATGAATTTTCAGAAAATGACATTACAAATTTATCACAAGTTGGTGGTGTATTTGTTTTTAAAAGTTACTCAAAAAACTCTGATTGGGGAAAAGTAGCAATAGGATTTAATTATAGTATTGCCAACGATTTTGAAACACAATGGTTTGCTAATGGTAATAATAATTACCCAACTTGGATTAATGATGATAATGATGAAACTATCCAATACTTAGGGTCAGATGGCCAATATTTTGAAAATTTCAGCAAAGGTAAAAACGACAAATACACATTTACATTTGCATCAGAATTAGATAATAAATTATATTTAGGTGCTTCTTTTAGTACGTATGACATCAATAATTCTCAACGTGTTTTATTAGAAGAATACAATACTGATGGTAATGAAAATTACCTAGACGCATCTTTAATACAAGAACTTCATACCTACGGAGAAGGTTTTTCTTTTAATTTCGGTGTAATAGCTAAAGCTACTGACGACTTAAGATTAGGTTTAGCTTATCAATCACCTGTTTGGTACAACCTTTCTGAAGATTATTTAGATTCAGATTTAGAAATCTATTACAGTAATACAGACCAACTAATAACTGATTATTCTGGCTATAATGCTTTTGATTACAGATTAAAAACACCTAGTAAATTAACAGGTAGTTTTGCCTATATTTTTGATAAAAAAGGTTTAATAAGTATTGACTATATCTACAAAAATTATAGCAACATAAAGTTAAATATGAATGGGTACAATGAATTTACTGAAGAAAATAAAGTTTTCGACACAGATTTAGAAGCTGTAGGTGAATTAAGAATGGGTACAGAATGGCGTTTTGATAGATTTTCTGTAAGAGGTGGTTATCATTTTGAAAAAAGCCCTTATAAAAATGCTTTAGACTCCGACGCAGTTGAAGGGTTTTCTTTAGGAGCAGGCTTTGCTTTTAGAGGTGGAAAAATAGATGCATCGTACCAAAAAGATAACAATACTGCTCCTTATAATTTTTATCCACAATACGAAAACATAAATGCAGCTGAATTAGATATCGACACTTCTAAATTTACCATTACCTTAGTTTTAAATATTTAA
- a CDS encoding NifU family protein: MDTVTLKIEKTTNDTILKFTANTILISGSYQFNNIDEAKNSPLAQQLFHLPFIKRVLISANFIALERFSIVDWADVQEEVKEQIENYLNSPGGVLVLEETTTTKKVPVEIYSEVTPNPSVLKFVANKKLVASDLEYKNIEEAKNSPLATELYNFPFVKEIFISENYVSITKFDVVEWSEITNEIRSFIKEFVANGKTIVNESKQPTANKQNESVQLEDLDDVSKQIIAILDEHIKPAVAADGGNILFQSYEENTKTVNVILQGACSGCPSSTITLKNGIENMLKQLIPGQIEQVVAINQ; this comes from the coding sequence ATGGATACAGTTACCTTAAAAATTGAGAAAACTACAAACGATACTATACTTAAATTTACAGCAAATACAATTTTAATTAGTGGTAGTTATCAATTTAACAATATAGACGAAGCTAAAAACTCTCCTTTAGCACAACAATTATTTCATTTACCATTTATTAAACGTGTTTTAATTTCTGCAAATTTTATAGCATTAGAGCGTTTTTCAATTGTAGATTGGGCCGATGTTCAAGAAGAAGTTAAAGAACAAATAGAAAATTATTTAAATAGTCCTGGCGGAGTACTTGTTTTGGAAGAAACAACTACTACAAAAAAAGTTCCTGTTGAAATATATTCTGAAGTAACACCAAACCCAAGTGTTTTAAAATTTGTTGCAAATAAAAAACTTGTAGCGTCTGACTTAGAATACAAAAATATTGAAGAAGCTAAAAATTCACCTTTAGCAACAGAACTATATAACTTTCCATTTGTAAAAGAAATATTTATTTCAGAAAATTATGTTTCAATTACAAAGTTTGATGTTGTTGAATGGAGTGAAATAACAAATGAAATTAGAAGTTTTATAAAAGAATTTGTTGCAAATGGTAAAACTATTGTAAACGAAAGCAAACAACCGACAGCAAATAAACAAAATGAAAGTGTTCAACTAGAAGACTTAGATGATGTATCTAAACAAATTATTGCAATTTTAGATGAACATATTAAACCTGCCGTTGCTGCCGATGGAGGTAATATTTTATTTCAATCGTACGAAGAAAACACTAAAACTGTAAATGTTATTTTACAAGGCGCTTGTAGTGGTTGCCCTTCTTCTACAATTACTTTAAAAAATGGTATTGAAAATATGTTAAAACAGTTAATTCCTGGACAAATAGAACAAGTTGTAGCTATAAATCAATAA
- the rodA gene encoding rod shape-determining protein RodA, protein MRSRKTNIFFGIDWVLVLLYFILIFFGWINIYSATITDDQYDLINFSTEYGKQLIWIGLSLPLILLILLFDAKFYEKYASIIYLISLASLLGLFIVGKNINGATSWYDFGGFSLQPSEFVKAATALAIAKLVSDKQFNLKKFNTQFQAFLILFFPAILITLQPDPGSALVYTAFIFVLYREGLPFYYITVGFLTLILFVITLYFGFINTLIGSLFLFTLILIFFNKYRKKAFKRGWVKLLGIYFISAFFIFSVDLVFNHVFEQRHRDRFNILLGKTTDTKNIGYNTNQSVTTIASGGLTGRGFLEGERTQGSFVPENQTDYIFTIVGEEWGFIGTTTVVLVFVIFLLRIIQVAERQKSKFSRVYGYSIAAIFFTHFTINIGMVLGLLPTIGIPLPFFSYGGSALWGFTVLLFLFVRLDANRSYEW, encoded by the coding sequence TTGAGAAGTAGAAAAACGAACATATTTTTTGGAATCGATTGGGTATTAGTACTCCTATATTTTATTTTAATCTTTTTCGGTTGGATAAATATATACTCTGCTACAATTACCGATGACCAATATGACTTAATTAACTTTTCAACTGAATATGGTAAACAATTAATTTGGATTGGACTAAGCCTTCCTTTAATTCTATTAATTTTACTTTTTGATGCTAAATTTTACGAAAAATATGCATCAATAATATATTTAATTAGTTTAGCTTCTTTACTCGGACTTTTTATTGTTGGTAAAAATATCAATGGAGCCACATCCTGGTACGATTTTGGTGGATTCAGTCTTCAACCTTCTGAATTTGTTAAAGCAGCAACTGCATTAGCAATAGCAAAATTAGTGAGTGATAAACAATTTAATTTAAAAAAATTCAACACTCAATTTCAAGCATTTCTAATTTTATTTTTTCCTGCAATATTAATTACTTTACAACCAGATCCAGGTTCTGCATTAGTGTATACAGCATTTATTTTTGTGCTTTATAGAGAAGGACTGCCTTTTTATTACATCACTGTTGGCTTTTTAACCTTAATACTTTTTGTAATTACTTTATATTTTGGCTTTATAAACACATTAATTGGCTCTCTTTTCTTATTTACATTAATTCTTATCTTTTTTAACAAATACAGAAAAAAAGCTTTTAAAAGAGGCTGGGTTAAACTTTTAGGAATCTATTTTATAAGTGCTTTTTTTATTTTTAGTGTAGACCTTGTATTTAACCACGTTTTTGAACAACGTCACCGAGATAGATTCAATATTTTATTAGGAAAAACAACAGATACAAAAAATATTGGATACAATACAAATCAATCTGTTACTACAATAGCGTCTGGAGGCCTAACAGGTAGAGGTTTTTTAGAAGGTGAACGTACACAAGGTAGTTTTGTTCCAGAAAATCAGACCGATTATATTTTTACAATTGTTGGTGAAGAATGGGGTTTTATTGGTACAACAACTGTTGTTTTAGTATTTGTTATATTTTTATTAAGAATAATTCAAGTTGCAGAACGACAAAAATCTAAATTTAGTAGGGTTTATGGTTATAGTATTGCTGCTATATTTTTCACCCATTTCACCATTAATATTGGTATGGTTTTAGGCTTACTTCCAACTATTGGAATACCACTACCCTTTTTTAGCTATGGAGGCTCTGCACTTTGGGGTTTTACGGTATTACTATTTCTCTTTGTTAGATTAGACGCAAATAGATCTTACGAGTGGTAA
- the mrdA gene encoding penicillin-binding protein 2, which translates to MKRSGLLSFLIIFVALVFIGRLFYLQVLNNSYSIPALNSSAVKVTYDYPERGYIYDRNGELLVANQLSYDIMVIPREVKPLDTLDFCSLLKISKEDFIQKLNRAKRYSTRIPSTFLAQVSKSDYAFLQEKMYKFKGFYIIKRSLREYPINSAPNVLGYISEVNESMIKKNPYYQLGELIGTAGVEKTYEEVLRGTKGVKYIQRDRFNKEIGSYKNGMYDTLPVPGNDITLTINSTLQQYGEALMANKRGGIVAIEPSSGEILSLVSTPTYNPNLMVGRERSKNFTRLYLDTISNPLLDRGLQGEYPPGSPFKILTALAALQEGVITPTSTIRCVNNRFHYGNRTMACHCNTFGSPLALNKAIYRSCNSYFSLAYKKVIEKYPTSSEGMDAWSRHIKSFGLGNYLNNDLSVGQKGLVPDGSFYDKWYPNNRWTATYNISNAIGQGEILTTPIQLANMTAAVANRGFYYIPHIVKNIKDKKIDEKFTTPINTTINKEHFEPVIEGLFNVFESPNGTARSSRVEGIEICGKTGTAENPHGQDHSIFIAFAPKDNPKIAIAVFVENGYWGSRWAGPIASLMIEKYLKGETTRPYLEQRMFNGSLQEEYDKQLQLETKEIEK; encoded by the coding sequence ATGAAAAGATCTGGCTTATTATCCTTTTTAATTATTTTTGTTGCACTTGTATTTATTGGGCGTTTATTTTATTTACAAGTATTAAATAACTCGTATTCTATACCTGCCCTTAATAGTTCTGCTGTAAAAGTAACCTATGATTATCCAGAAAGAGGATACATTTACGATAGAAATGGCGAATTATTGGTTGCCAATCAACTCTCTTATGATATTATGGTTATACCTAGAGAAGTAAAACCATTAGACACATTAGATTTTTGCTCTTTATTAAAAATAAGTAAAGAAGATTTTATTCAAAAATTAAACAGAGCAAAACGCTATTCTACAAGAATTCCTTCAACATTTTTAGCTCAAGTTTCTAAAAGTGATTATGCTTTTTTACAAGAAAAAATGTACAAATTTAAAGGGTTTTACATAATAAAGCGATCTTTAAGAGAATACCCTATTAATTCAGCACCAAACGTATTAGGCTATATTAGTGAAGTAAATGAGTCTATGATTAAAAAGAACCCATATTATCAACTTGGTGAACTAATTGGAACCGCTGGAGTTGAAAAAACTTATGAAGAAGTTTTAAGAGGAACTAAAGGAGTAAAATATATACAACGAGACCGGTTTAATAAAGAAATAGGTTCTTATAAAAATGGAATGTACGATACACTTCCTGTTCCTGGTAACGATATTACTTTAACCATTAATAGTACATTACAACAATACGGAGAAGCTCTAATGGCTAATAAACGTGGAGGAATTGTAGCAATTGAACCTTCATCTGGAGAAATTCTATCATTGGTCTCTACCCCTACTTACAATCCAAATTTAATGGTTGGAAGAGAACGGTCTAAAAACTTTACAAGACTTTATCTAGACACTATAAGCAACCCTCTTCTAGATAGAGGACTTCAAGGAGAATATCCACCAGGGTCTCCATTTAAAATACTTACTGCATTAGCTGCACTACAAGAAGGTGTTATTACACCTACATCAACTATTAGATGTGTTAATAATAGATTTCATTATGGAAATAGAACAATGGCCTGCCACTGTAATACATTCGGAAGTCCTTTGGCATTAAACAAAGCCATTTACCGTTCTTGTAACAGCTATTTTTCGCTTGCCTATAAAAAAGTAATTGAAAAATACCCAACATCTTCAGAAGGAATGGATGCATGGAGTAGACATATAAAAAGTTTTGGATTGGGAAACTATTTAAACAATGACTTATCTGTAGGACAAAAAGGATTGGTTCCTGACGGTAGTTTCTACGATAAATGGTATCCAAATAATAGATGGACAGCCACGTATAATATATCAAATGCAATAGGACAAGGTGAAATTTTAACAACACCTATCCAACTAGCAAATATGACCGCAGCTGTAGCAAATAGAGGTTTTTATTACATACCGCATATTGTAAAAAACATAAAAGACAAAAAAATTGATGAAAAATTCACAACACCTATTAACACAACTATTAATAAAGAACACTTTGAACCAGTAATTGAAGGTCTTTTTAATGTATTTGAAAGCCCAAACGGAACAGCTAGAAGCTCTAGAGTTGAAGGAATAGAAATTTGTGGAAAAACAGGAACTGCAGAAAATCCACACGGTCAAGACCATTCAATATTTATAGCATTTGCGCCTAAAGATAATCCTAAAATTGCCATTGCAGTTTTTGTTGAAAATGGTTACTGGGGTTCTAGATGGGCAGGTCCAATAGCCAGTTTAATGATAGAGAAATATTTAAAAGGAGAAACAACTAGACCTTATTTAGAACAAAGAATGTTTAACGGTAGTTTACAGGAAGAATACGACAAACAACTACAACTAGAAACTAAAGAAATTGAGAAGTAG
- the proS gene encoding proline--tRNA ligase, giving the protein MSKNLTKREVDYSKWYNELVVKADLAENSAVRGCMVIKPYGYAIWEKMQAELDRMFKETGHENAYFPLFVPKSLFEAEEKNAEGFAKECAIVTHYRLQNDPEKPGKLRVDPAAKLEEELVVRPTSEAIIWNTYKGWIQSYRDLPLLINQWANVVRWEMRTRLFLRTAEFLWQEGHTAHTTKKEALSEAMQMQKVYAEFAENFMAMPVIKGSKSESERFAGADETYTIEALMQDGKALQAGTSHFLGQNFAKAFDVKYTSKEGKQEYVWATSWGVSTRLIGGLIMTHSDDLGLVLPPKLAPIQVVIVPIYKGDDQLEAISEKVDVFVKEFRKLGISVKFDDRDTFRPGAKFAEYELKGVPVRIAIGKRDIENNTVEVARRDTLEKQTVSQDNVVSFVSNLLEQIQDNLFNKAVSYREAHTTEVDTFEEFKEALETKGGFVSAHWDGTIETEEKIKELTKATIRCIPLENKIEAGACVFTGKKSTQRVLFAKAY; this is encoded by the coding sequence ATGAGTAAGAATTTAACAAAGAGAGAAGTAGATTATTCTAAATGGTACAACGAACTAGTAGTTAAAGCAGATTTAGCTGAAAATTCGGCAGTTAGAGGTTGTATGGTAATTAAGCCTTACGGTTATGCTATTTGGGAAAAAATGCAAGCTGAATTGGATAGAATGTTTAAAGAAACAGGACATGAAAATGCCTACTTTCCATTATTTGTTCCAAAAAGTTTATTTGAAGCAGAAGAAAAAAATGCTGAAGGGTTTGCAAAAGAATGCGCAATAGTTACACATTATAGATTACAAAACGATCCTGAAAAGCCAGGAAAATTACGTGTTGATCCTGCTGCAAAATTAGAAGAAGAACTAGTTGTTCGTCCAACTTCCGAAGCTATTATTTGGAATACATATAAAGGATGGATTCAGTCTTATAGAGATTTACCGTTATTAATTAATCAATGGGCAAATGTTGTGCGTTGGGAAATGAGAACGCGTTTATTTTTAAGAACTGCTGAATTTTTATGGCAAGAAGGGCATACGGCTCATACAACAAAAAAAGAAGCTTTGTCAGAAGCTATGCAAATGCAAAAAGTATATGCCGAATTTGCAGAAAACTTTATGGCTATGCCAGTAATAAAAGGTTCGAAATCTGAAAGTGAACGTTTTGCTGGCGCTGATGAAACCTATACAATTGAAGCATTAATGCAAGATGGAAAAGCATTGCAAGCTGGAACATCTCATTTTTTAGGTCAAAATTTTGCTAAAGCTTTTGATGTTAAGTACACTTCAAAAGAAGGAAAACAAGAATATGTTTGGGCAACTTCTTGGGGTGTTTCTACACGTTTAATTGGAGGGTTGATTATGACACATTCAGACGATTTAGGTTTGGTATTGCCTCCAAAATTAGCTCCAATTCAAGTAGTAATTGTTCCTATTTATAAAGGAGATGATCAGCTAGAAGCTATTTCAGAAAAAGTAGACGTTTTTGTAAAAGAATTTAGAAAACTTGGAATTTCGGTTAAGTTTGATGATAGAGATACTTTTAGACCAGGTGCAAAATTTGCAGAATATGAGTTAAAAGGAGTACCTGTAAGGATAGCTATTGGGAAAAGAGATATAGAAAACAATACTGTTGAAGTAGCTAGAAGAGATACTTTAGAAAAGCAAACGGTATCTCAAGATAATGTTGTAAGCTTTGTTTCTAATTTATTAGAACAGATTCAAGATAATTTATTTAATAAGGCCGTTTCTTATAGAGAAGCGCATACAACCGAGGTTGATACATTTGAAGAGTTTAAAGAGGCGTTAGAGACTAAAGGAGGGTTTGTATCTGCCCACTGGGATGGAACAATAGAAACAGAGGAAAAAATAAAAGAACTAACAAAAGCTACTATTAGATGCATTCCTTTAGAAAATAAAATTGAAGCTGGAGCCTGTGTATTTACTGGGAAAAAGTCTACTCAGAGGGTATTATTTGCAAAAGCTTATTAA
- the mreD gene encoding rod shape-determining protein MreD produces MNNLVLNNIIRFLILVLLQVLVLNHIHFFGYLNPMVYIVWVLLFPIRKSQTLFLILSFLLGLSIDFFLDSGGINAAATLFIAFIRLPILKIVLKKTDFDYLLFNIRSISFSKALLFISILTLIHHFIVFSLEYFSFNYFPSIIYNTILTSIFTIIISILGIILFTKKK; encoded by the coding sequence ATGAATAATCTAGTTTTAAATAATATAATACGTTTTTTAATACTGGTATTACTACAGGTATTAGTGTTAAACCATATACATTTTTTCGGGTATTTAAATCCAATGGTATATATAGTTTGGGTACTTTTATTCCCAATTAGAAAAAGCCAAACATTATTTTTAATACTAAGTTTTTTACTTGGTTTAAGTATCGATTTTTTTTTAGATTCTGGAGGTATTAATGCAGCTGCAACCTTATTTATAGCTTTTATACGACTTCCTATTTTAAAAATAGTTTTAAAAAAAACAGACTTTGACTATTTATTATTCAATATTAGATCAATTTCATTTAGTAAAGCCTTACTTTTTATAAGCATTTTAACTTTAATACATCACTTTATTGTTTTTAGTCTTGAATACTTTAGTTTTAATTATTTTCCTTCAATTATTTATAACACAATTTTAACAAGTATTTTTACAATAATTATAAGTATATTAGGTATTATATTGTTTACAAAAAAGAAGTAA